A DNA window from Ctenopharyngodon idella isolate HZGC_01 chromosome 8, HZGC01, whole genome shotgun sequence contains the following coding sequences:
- the zbtb34 gene encoding zinc finger and BTB domain-containing protein 34 — protein MEDCGSLIEFDVPEFSNTVLNQLNELRLQGKLCDIIVHIQGQPFRAHKAVLAASSPYFRDHSALGTMSGLSISVIKSPEVFEQLLAFCYTGRMALRLRDVISFLTAASFLQMQAVIDKCTQILEGIHSKISIPVPGGTDPDDDCTTLRSGPNGVKDAGIFVNPTQISPPYYPRQNHCVEGRSSGKGMAEEGQSDRGSSDGISEQEVSMEVESEQIELIGKDGQVTDVHIKLEKTDRPSYSDSSSAGDDGYHTELVDGEQVLAVTVGSYGPVLSSARYTYSTLPSSCFVSLSSSSPSRSLLSSVRGGRARPKRPVPLPADLLTQLKPGTDEGDPPATATTFENDVRERSFRGQWYPYNERLICIYCGKSFNQKGSLDRHMRLHMGITPFVCKFCGKKYTRKDQLEYHIRGHTDNKPFHCQICGKCFPFQGTLNQHLRKKHMTSGTEVNNHTDLLGEAPDGQRGEQEDTSEGEVACGAAYPDDLSTKTPSEESGKCSPEESPASKPLRGY, from the coding sequence ATGGAGGACTGTGGTAGCCTCATAGAGTTTGATGTTCCTGAATTCAGCAACACCGTCCTGAACCAGCTCAATGAGCTCCGTCTCCAGGGCAAGCTGTGCGACATCATTGTGCACATTCAGGGCCAGCCGTTCCGAGCCCACAAGGCTGTTTTGGCTGCCAGTTCACCATACTTCCGCGATCATTCAGCACTAGGCACAATGAGTGGCCTCTCTATCTCTGTAATCAAGAGCCCTGAGGTGTTCGAGCAGCTGTTGGCCTTCTGCTACACTGGCCGCATGGCATTGCGCCTACGTGATGTCATCAGTTTCCTCACGGCTGCCAGCTTCCTCCAAATGCAGGCTGTGATTGACAAATGCACACAGATTCTCGAGGGTATTCACTCCAAAATCAGCATCCCAGTGCCTGGTGGGACTGATCCAGATGATGATTGCACCACCTTAAGGTCTGGACCCAACGGTGTGAAAGACGCTGGTATCTTTGTAAACCCCACCCAGATTTCGCCACCCTACTATCCCCGCCAGAATCATTGCGTGGAAGGGCGGAGCTCAGGTAAGGGGATGGCGGAGGAGGGTCAGTCAGACCGAGGGAGCAGCGACGGAATATCTGAGCAGGAGGTGTCCATGGAGGTTGAGTCGGAACAGATAGAACTCATCGGGAAGGATGGGCAGGTGACTGATGTCCATATCAAGCTGGAGAAAACCGACCGTCCCAGCTACTCCGATAGTTCGTCGGCAGGTGACGACGGCTACCACACAGAGCTAGTGGATGGTGAACAGGTATTGGCTGTCACCGTGGGATCGTATGGGCCTGTGCTTTCCTCTGCCAGATACACTTACTCGACACTACCTTCCTCCTGTTTCGTCAGCCTGAGTTCCTCTAGCCCATCTCGTTCCTTGCTCAGCAGTGTCCGGGGTGGTCGTGCCCGACCGAAACGTCCCGTGCCTCTTCCAGCCGATCTACTAACTCAGCTCAAGCCTGGTACCGACGAAGGAGATCCACCTGCAACGGCAACTACCTTCGAAAATGACGTAAGGGAGCGTAGTTTCCGCGGACAGTGGTACCCCTACAACGAGCGCCTCATCTGCATCTACTGCGGCAAGTCCTTCAATCAAAAGGGCAGCCTGGACCGTCACATGCGTCTGCACATGGGCATCACGCCCTTCGTCTGCAAGTTCTGCGGTAAGAAGTACACCCGCAAAGATCAGCTGGAGTACCACATCCGCGGCCACACGGACAACAAACCCTTCCACTGCCAGATCTGCGGCAAATGCTTTCCCTTCCAAGGCACACTCAACCAGCACTTGCGCAAGAAGCACATGACCTCTGGCACAGAAGTTAATAATCACACTGACTTGCTGGGAGAGGCACCAGATGGCCAGAGAGGGGAGCAAGAGGATACCTCAGAGGGTGAAGTAGCCTGTGGAGCAGCGTACCCCGATGATTTGTCGACAAAAACCCCCAGTGAAGAGAGTGGCAAGTGTAGTCCGGAAGAAAGTCCTGCGTCCAAACCCCTGCGTGGATATTAA